CCGTTCGCTTCGATTGCCGGTCGAGCGAGGCCAGAAGGATCGCAAGAGCCTGTTCATAGTCACCCGGCAAGTACCGTCGTAACGCATGTGCGATCTTCCAGGCGCGCGGCATCAATGCTAGATCGTCATACCCCTCCAGCACCGACTGCACGAACGCCTTCTCATTGAATCGAGGAGATACGGCGGCAATCGTTCGCGCAATGGTGCGCGGCACATCCGCGCCGAAACTATTCTTGAGCGGTTCAGCCATCGCCGTCACCCACCGGCAAACACCGGCCGGAATCCGGCTTTGCTCAAGATACGGGCGACGTCATCACGCCGGTCTCCTTGAATCTCAATGCGCCCTTCCTTTACCGTCCCGCCGACGCCGCAAGCCTTCTGCATTTCCTTGGCCAGTTGTTCTTTTTCGGCTTGGCTGACACCGACGAATCCCGTGATCAGTGTGACCGTCTTGCCACCCCGATGCGCCGTCTGCCGGATGATATCCACCCGGCCGCGATGTGTGACCTGCTCACGCGCGGCCTCTTTGGGACGATCTATCGTGTCTCCCTGCGCAGCCTGCGGCAGGTCCATCTGTTTCAACACCGCAAACGGACTCTTCCACACGACCGGCTCACCATCGATAGGAATACGCGTCTTCTGTTTCATCCCGTCACATCCTCGCCTCGGACCTGGCCCGAATCCGGATCACCCTGCCTCATTCACCGCGCCGTAATCGCCGCTTTCCAGGTCGCCAATTCGATCTGGGCCGCTTGTATCCCATCGCCGATCAACACCTGCCCGTCTTGGATCGTGCAGTGCAACTCCATCTGACGCTGTGAGAGGCCGGCCAAAGCCCGGCTCCCTTCCGGCGAAAGGTTCATCACCGTGAGGTTGTTCAATCGCTCGAGGGCCGCCACATTCTCTTTCCACCACTGGCCCGCGGGGCGGCCGCCATAGGTATAGACGCACACCTGTTTGGCTCGACCACAGGCCTGGCGCAGCACCCGTTCATCCGGCAGCCCCACCTCGATCCACCATTCAATCAGCCCGGTCAAATCTTTCTGCCACAGGGCCGGTTCGTCTTCTGTGCCGATCCCGCGGCCGAACGACAAGGCTTCATGCGCGTGCAACGCAAACGCCAACACGCGCGTCATCATCCGCTCGTCGGTTTCGGACGGATGACGGGCGAGCGTGAGCGTATGGTCTTCGTAATAATTGCGGTCGACGTCCGCAATATGGAGGACGGCTTTGAAAATCGTCGCGTTCGGGGCCATGTCGGTGTGATGTCCTCGTATGAAGCGATCGGATTGAAGATGCACGTAAGCGGTCGAAGCCGACGGCTCAGAATCAGGGCAACTCCGCGATATACATGCCCTCCACCCGCTCCCGCGCCCAGGGCGTCTTGCGAAGAAACGTGAGGCTGGATTTGACGCTGGGATTATGCAGAAAGCACCGCACCGGCAAACGACGGCCGAGTTCAGCCCAGCCGTGGCGTTCGACCAGAGTGGTCACGATAGTCTCCAGCGTGATGCCATGCAAGGGATCGCGGGGATGGGCGATGGGAGGAACGTGGACCATGCGGGAGCATACCCCGCCGCCACCCCGAAAGTCATTTCAGCGAAGCGTGAGACTCAGTGCCCCCTCGAATCGGACCCGACTCAAGGCCTGTCTGCGTGTGGGCACACCACATATGCGGGAGCCGATAGGGAGAAACACCGAAGGAGGGCTGCAACCACCGCCCATACGCATCCCTTCCCGTCAAGACTGTTAGTCCATCGAGATCCGAAGCCACGCCCGCCCATGCGACCAACCGCCGGTCACGCTGTGATGCTAAACGGTGGCCACCAGGCTAGTTCCCCACCTAATTTTTGCTCCATCGCATTGTGACGGGCCGACGTCACGGGGATCACCGCTAGCCCACAAACCATGACGCAACAAAACCCTAGGGCTGCTATAGTACAGCTGCAGTTTCATCGCAAGGGTGGCGCAGTGAGGGCTTCCCTACTTAACCCAAGGAGGGCTGACATGAAGACGTCGTTGCTTATTGCAGTTGCGGTCATCGTCGGACTGGGCACAAGCACGGTCCCCACGTTTGCGCCAGTAGTCTATGCCGACGGCCTCGTAGCCGAAGGCAAAGAGGCGATGAAGGGCACGGGCAAGTCGCTGACGGAAGCCACAGGCAAACTCAAAACCGATGCGACCCAAACGAAAGAAGACGCCAAGAAGCTGGACCTCGACAAGACCAAGCAGGGCGTCGGTCAGGTCAAGGGAGACGTCAAAGAGATCAAGGAGGGCGCCAAGGGAGCGTTGGCCAATCCGCTGGGCAAATAACGGTCTGCTCTCTACGCCCCAAGCATTCCTTTCGATCTCCGCGCTCCCATCTACCCACCCAGGCTGCGCCCTGGGTGGGCCCCAAATTGCACGCACCTAACAAAGACTTTCCTACGCCGCGAGGTACGCGATGCAAGGAATCACGAGCATCACGATTGCGTGCGCCGGCAGTGTCTTCCGGGAACACCAGGCTGCCCGTCCCCCCTCCCCCTCCTTGCCGACACCCCGCTCCGACTGATACAAGGAAGAGTTGCCATTAGGCCACGTCAGAAGGCCAGACCGCCCCTGCCCCGTTGGCCGCTCTCATTCACCAAGAGACCATCTATGTCCCTGCCGGTTGAAAAGTCCGCATCCGACGAACTGCGACGAGAAATCTCGCGGCGGCGCACGTTTGCCATCATTTCCCACCCCGACGCCGGAAAGACGACGTTGACCGAGAAATTGCTCCTCTACGCCGGAGCCGTACACCTGGCCGGAGCCGTGCAAGCCCGCTCCACCCAACGCCAGGCCAAATCAGACTGGATGGAACTGGAGCAGGCGCGCGGTATCTCGATTACGTCCACGATGTTGCAGTTCGACTATCAGGGCGCGAGGATCAATTTGCTCGATACGCCGGGGCACCAGGACTTCAGCGAAGACACCTATCGGACCCTCATGGCGGTAGATAGCGCCGTCATGGTGCTGGACGGCGCCAAGGGTATCGAACCTCAAACGAAGAAGTTGTTTGCCGTGTGTCGCAAACGCGGGATTCCGATCCTGACCTTCATCAACAAAATGGACCAACCCGGACGCCACCCCTTCGATCTGCTCGATGAGATCGAGCGCACGTTGGGCATGACGGCAGTTCCGTTTAATTGGCCGATCGGGGAAGGGGCCGGCTTTCAGGGCGTCTACGATTTTCAACAACGTCAGGTGCTCTTCTTCCAGCGCACCACCCACAACCAGCGACGCGCCCCCATGACCGTGGAGGCCTTCCCCAATCCGAAACTGGCGGAAACTCTCGGCGACGCCTACGAGCCGTTGCAGGAAGAAATCGGCTTACTGACAGGCGCAGGCACCTCGTTTGATCGAGACCGGTTTCTCGCCGGGGAGCTGACTCCGGTATTTTTCGGCAGCGCGTTGACGAACTTCGGCGTCGGGCCATTTCTGGATGCCTTTACCACGCTGGCGCCGCCCCCCGGGCCGCGCCACACGGCCCAGGGACAGATTCAACCGACCGACGATGCGTTCTCCGGCTTCGTGTTCAAGATCCAGGCAAACATGGACCCGCAACATCGTGACCGTATGGCGTTCCTCCGCATCTGTTCCGGCCGATTTGAAAAAGACATGATGGTGCACCACGCCCGACTGGGCCGCAAGATCCGGATGACGCGTCCCCACCGGCTCTTCGGCCGTGACCGTGAAACGATCGATGAAGCGTACCCCGGCGACGTGGTGGGTTTGGTTAATCCCGGCCTGTTCACCATCGGCGATACACTGACCTCCGATCCAACGGTGACCTTCGATCCCATTCCGCACTTTCCGCCGGAATGTTTCGGCCTCCTGCGAACACAGGACATTTCCAAGCACAAACAGTTCCAAAAGGGACTCAAGCAGCTGGAAGAAGAAGGGGTCATGCAGATTTTCTACTCGCCGGACCATGTACGTCGCGAACCGGTGCTGGCCGCGGTGGGTGAACTGCAGTTCGACGTCGTCATGTCCCGCCTGGAGCACGAATACGGCGTCAAAACCACCGTCGAGCGCATGCCCCATACCATGGCCCGCTGGATCGTCGGTGATCCTGGGGCGATCTCCGCGGTCTATTGGCCCTCCGACACCGTTCGGCTGGTCGATCAACAAGGCCGCGGCGTCATGTTATTTACCACCGAACATCTGCTGGCCTATTGCATCAAATCGAACCCCTCCATCAAGTTTCTGCTTCGTGAAGAGGTCACCGGCCTGGACAGCTGACAATCACACCCCATCGGCACTCCCACTTCGCCCAAGACAGCAGCACCACCGCACCCACAGATCAATGGCCGGTCGCCCACCACACGTCGAGGCGCCCCCGGTCAGACCACGACCAATCCTAGAACTGCTGCTCACGTATCCGGTGTCTCGTGCGTGAGACGTGACACCCGCGCATCGATGAGCCTCACTTCATCAAGATGGCCGACAAGGCCATTCGTCTCGGCTCCCACCGCAGGGCCGTCGGCAATCCGGGCCGATCTCTTATTGACAACAGCGTGAGTGTCCAGTATCACTGGACACTCACACTGAATTGCTTGACAGACAGCTAGCCGGCCCATTCACGAATCCGGACATCACCAGGCGCACACCTCATCAGGTGACACCATGAAACGCCGTGTAATCATCAGACCTGCCGATCGCAAGGGAGCCATCGTCTCCTCGACACGTATCGTGTTTCTTGCGGGATTTGGACTGCTGTTCCTCACGGGAGTCACCAGCGTCCGGCACCTCCTCGACAACGCGCTCTCGGCCTATCTGCTGGGTTGGGCATTGTATGGGATGTTCGCGCGGGGGCCGCTTCAGGAAACAGGTCTCCGCTTCCTCCTCACAACAGGCACGCTCATCTTTTGCTGGATACTCGCGGAAGGCGCCACCCTCTTCCGCCTCATTGATTATCGAGCCCTGTTCGGATCATACGAATCCGGCACGGCCCTGAGCCTGACGGGACGACGCTTTGACAGTGAACTGTTGTGGCGGCACGATCCCCATTACCAATTCGAAGCGCCATACCAGGGGAACATCGGACGAGCACTCTGCATGCCTCCCGATCCGTCCCGAACGGTAGTCATCCGCTATGATCGCAATGGATTCCGCAATGCCCAAGACCTTGAAACGGCTGAGGTCGTGGTCATCGGAGACTCGTACGTTGAGGGTTACTTGATGTCCGACGAGCATTTGCTCACGACTCACCTGAGCAAGTTGCAAGGCATGTCCGTGGCCAACCTGGGACATTCAGGATATGGGCCTCAACAGGAACTGGCCGTCCTGCGGCGATTCGGCCTCCCACTCAAACCCAAAACCGTCGTCTGGGCATTCTTCGAGGGTAATGATTTTTCGGATGCGGAGAAATACTGGACACCCGGCAGCACGACGCCGAGGCTCGGCATCGCCCCGTGGCAGGACTTCTGGCAGGATTTCTGGTTCCGCTCATTGACCAGAAACGTCTCGGCCCTCCTCCTCCGCTCGAAACAACCCTGCACACCGGATCAGTCCTTGACGGAGTTCAGGGCCGAATTCCTCGACGCTGCGCGCAGAACCACCACGGTATTTTTCGCGTCCACCGAAGTCGGTCCGATCTCGCCCCGCGCGCTCCATAAGGCCGTCGCGCCGATGATCCAAGCCGCGCAACTGTGCCATGAGCAGGGCATCCGCTTCCTTGTGGCATTTGTGCCGGAAAAATTCCGCGTCTACCATGATCTCCACAACGTCTCTTTGGCGGCAACCGCAGTTCGCCAATGGCACGTCAGCGATCTTCCCACTCACTTGCAACGGCTGTTGGAGGAAGCGGATCCGCACATTGAGTATGTCGACCTGACGCCCGCGTTGAAAGCCGCATCACGCGCCGGCATTCCAACCTACCTTGCAGACGACACCCATTGGACAGCTGAGGGGAACCGTGTGGCGGCTGACACCATCCACCGCGCCTTGCAGAAGGCCTCTCAAACAAGAATTTCACCGGACACCTGAACACCTGGAGAGGTCACTCACCGCACGGCACCACGACCACCCACAAATGTGGTATAACGAGTCAACGGACCAGAGGCGCCACGAGCCGCTTCTGGGGAAATGACCGCGAGCACGATCACACCTCTTGCTGCCCTTAGCGCCTCAGGCTAACTCGGCCTGGGTGCCTTGCCCGCTCACAGAGTGAACAGAGAGTCGTTCCCTCGCCCGCCGTCCAGATGAACGGCGCGGATCGGACGGCAGCGCACCGACGCCATCGGCGAGCGGTTCGTCAGACAGACACGATACCCAATGAGGCCGCTACAGGTTTCGAGGAGAAGGACCATGCCCAAGGCACGAACTGCAAAAAATTGTTACTGTTGCGAAGCAGACGATCGAATCAAGATGACCTATATGGTCTGCGCCTTGTGCCATCGACCATTCTGCAGCGCCCATGGCGTGCCTGATCTGGAGCAATGCACGAAATGCCTGGAGGCCAGCGAAGAGACGGAGTAGATCGAGGCTGACCCGCTGCTCAACGCGTCGTCTTGGGCCGCCTCGGCTTGCGGGCCTTAATGCCAACCATCACCGACACCCGTGCCTGCTTCGACAAGGCTTGATCAATGCGGCTCTTTCCATTGGTCGTCAGAATAACGAGCCCCTGATGGTCCTCGATGCGCTGGAGCAGGTGGGCTGCTCCGGCATCCGCATACTGACTCGCACTTCCTCGGCGCGTACCAAATAAGGCATCCGCCCCGTCGAAAAACAGGATCGAGCCGCTGCGCTCTGCGTCGTCGAAGACCCGATTGATATTCTTCTCCGATTCCCCTTCCCGCCGACTCACCACGGACGAGAGATCTACCTTTGACAGATCCAGCTTCAGCTCTTCCGCCACCAATTCCGCCGCTTTGTTCCGACGGAGCGGCGTCGATCCTGACAGAACCACGACGGCCACTCCCGGCCGTTTCGAGCGGGTAGACCGGCTGCGCCGCGCAGGAGCGGCTTTCTTCCTCGCCGACGAATTCGCGGTCTGCGTGGGGCCCTTTTTCGAAGACTTTCGCACCGTTGGCTTCACTCTGGTATCCACCATGGTTTCCTTTCTGTTCCATTCTTCAGCGAGAACATCGCCCACCCGCGAGGGGGCCGCTTCGCATCCATACCTCAACCGGACTTACCGCTTTTTGTCGAACCCGGAATCGCGCCATTTTTCGAGCAGGGCAATGCGCCGCTCCAACTGTGGAATCGTGGCCTGATCGACTCGTCCCCCGGTCCGTTTGATGAGCTCCGCATTGAGCTGTCGGTGATCCACCCCGCACTTTCGAGCCACGGCACCGACGAGCAGCCGATGTTTATCCCGCAAGCTGTTCTTCTGGTCGTGTAGCGCCACCGCCGGTTCCGATTGCGCCTTGCCCTCACCGGGCGGCTCTCCCTCCTCAGCCCCGATCAAGGCATCGAGCCGGGCCACGCCGTTGAGCGGAATATATTCTTTCAATGAGGTCGCGGCAGTCCCGAAGAGCGTCCGCTGCACGGACGGCATGATGTCTTCGAGCACATGATCGCGCTCAACCTTGATGCGCTTCGCATAGTGGACCAGCGTGGCATCTTTGGGCAGATAGAGCCAGGCCCGCTGAGGTTTCGGGACCTTCTCCTGCATCCGCACAAAACGCCCGACGACCTGGCGAAAGTACATCTCGGTCAAGACATTGGTGGCGTAGACGCCGACGCGCAAACGCGGAATATCGACCCCTTCACTCACCATGTTCACGGCCACCAGCCATTGCTGCGTTTTGTGATGGGCAAACGTTTCGATCGTTTTCGAGGCAGAGGGATCGTCGGAGACGGCGACCAGCGCGCGCTGGCCCGTGAGCCGATACACCAGCTCGGCCACCTGCCGCGCATGGTCCTGATTCATGGTCACGATCAGGCCGCCCGCATCCGCCTGCTCCTGCTTCCGCAGACGCTGCAATTCGGCATGGGCATCGCTCAACACCGGCCCCAGCCAGGTCTCCTGGAGCAAGGCGGTCTTGAGGCGCTCCCGCTGGCGCTCGAACGTCAACCCGTCCTCGAATGTGGCCCGATGTTCCCGTCCGTCGGACAACCAGGTCAATTCCCCTTCGTAACTCGGGAAAAGAATCGGCCGACATACCCCGTCACGGATGGAGTGGGAATAGCCATAGGTGAAGTCGGCCTGACTCTCACCCTGTTCGTAGCGCACATACGGAATGGGATTGTTATCGGACCGAAAGGGCGTGCCGGACAAGGCGAGGCGAAAGACGGCCTCCGCGAATGATTCCCGCAGGGCCTTGCCCCAATCCTTCCCGTCTCCGGCATGGTGTAACTCGTCCAGGATGACCAGAGTCTTGCGACTGCGGCAGGCGCGGCGAAAGACCTCCGGCGCCAAACAGACCTGTTGATAGGTCACCACTGCGCCGTGATAGTCCCGTGCTTCGAACGCCTGGTCGTTCGACAAGGCCGGATCGAGTTGAATGCCGACCTGTCCGGCGGCTGAGGCCCACTGCGTCCGCAGGTGGTTCGTCGGGCACACCACCACGACACGACCGGCGGCACGGGCGGCCAGATAATGATGGGCAATCCGAAGCGCAAAGCGGGTTTTCCCCGCCGCCGGTGTGGCGGTCACGAGATAGTCTTCGCGCGGGTTCGCCAACACATCGGCCACGGCCCGAGTCTGCCAATCACGAAGTACTGCGTTCCAGGGGGCGAGGGTCACCGCCATCTCAATACCGGGCTCGTCCGTCTCCTTGCGTGACGCAAGTCGTTGCGTCGTTCCAGTTCCGTCCCGCCTCCCATTCCAACCCCTGCGCACGTCGTTGAGTTCTCATCAACAGCGGTCCGCAACCGGGGGGTTCCACGGGGACGATCAACCTATCATGACGATGAAGATGAGGTGTGGCGCACACGCTACCGACAGAGCCTCACGGTGAGGAGGCAGCCGGCACCGGCATGGGAGAGACACATCATATCTGTGCGGAATGGTAGCGCAAAACCTGCCGGGCAACAAGGGCCAAGACCGATCTGACCGAGGGGAGACTACCATCTCCACCCAGCCGGCAGAGAGCATGAGCCTCGGCGGATTCGAAGAGCTGAACCCCGACTCGCGGCACGCGAGCCTTCGTGCGCAACTCTTGCCGAAGGGTACGCCAACGGATTCAGTGCCTTCGTCACACGCCGACGCCGAACCCTCTTGCTGCAACCCGTCGATGCCTCTGCCCGTCTCAGTCCCTGAAGACTCTGACCGGCACTTTCTGTCCCTTGATCCGCGCCCGCCCCAAGGCCTCGATGATTTGGCGGGCGGCTTCCTCCGGCACATCGACCAGGGAGAATCGCTCCTCCACTTCGATAGCCCCGATTAGGCGCGACGGCACCCCGGCTTCATTCGCGATCGCCCCGACAAGATCACCGGGTCGGATTCCTGCCGCCCGCCCGGCCCCGACGTAGACCCGCACGGTGCCGGCAGCTCGTCCGCCTCGTCCTGGCCCGCCTCGCGGCGCGCGCCCGCGGTCTCCCGACTGGGGAGCCGATGATCCGTAGGAAGGGCGTGAGGCCCGGTACGGCTCGGGCGCTCTGACCGGCACTGCCGGAATTTCCTCGTCGGCTTGATCACCACCATGCGAACCGTACACCAGCTTGATCGCCGCTGCGGCAACATCCGCAGGATCAGCCGAGGCAGCCAGGGCATCGACGACGCGACGAAAATCTTCGAGTCCGCCCGCCTCCAATGTTGCCTCAATCGACGCCTTGGTTCGTTCCAACCGTTTCGCCAGCAAATCCCCTAGCGACGGGACCGGCGCAAGCGTGATTCTCGCCTTGGTATGTTGCTCAACCGCACGCAACAACCGCTGCTCGCGCGGCTCGATGATCGTGATTGCCGTCCCTTCGCGACCGGCGCGGCCGGTCCGGCCGATCCGATGCACGTACACTTCCAGCGACGAAGGCAGATCGTAATTGATCACATGAGACACCGACGGAATATCCAATCCCCGCGCGGCCACATCGGTGGCAACGAGGAGTTCGGTTTGTCCGGAGCGAAATGCCTGCATGACGCGATCGCGCTGTACCTGGCTCATCCCGCCGTGAATCGCCTCAGCCCGATACCCGCGACCGTTCAACGCCGCCGTCACCTCATCGACCTCCAAACGGGTCCGGCAAAACACGAGGGTCGACTTGGGGGTGCCGATATCCAGCACGCGGGCCAGCGCCGCAACCTTATACGGGCGGGTCACCACATAGGCGGTCTGCTGTACACGCGGCGCGGCACCGGCTTTCACCGGCTCGCGGGCAATCGTGACGTCGATGGGATTCTTCAAGTGCCGGCGCGCGATAGACGCAATGCGCGGCGGCATCGTCGCCGAGAATAATGCGGTTTGCTTGGTCGCCGGGGTTTCCTCAAGAATGGCGTCGAGGTCGTCGGCGAAGCCCATGTCGAGCATTTCGTCGGCCTCATCCAACACCACCACCTGCAAGTCGGCCAACTTTAAGGTCTTGCGGCGAAGATGATCCAACGCCCGACCCGGCGTCGCCACGATCACTTCCACCCCTCGCCTGAGCGCCTGGAGCTGGGGGCCCATCGCCTGACCGCCGTAGATCGCCAGGACACCGATGCGCAACTCCTTGCCGTATCGCTGTACTGCCTCGCTGACCTGTACGGCCAGCTCCCGCGTAGGCACCAACACCAACGCCGTAGGACGTTGCCGCGGCCCATGGGCAATGCGCTGCAGGAGCGGCAAGGCAAACGCCGCCGTTTTGCCAGTACCGGTGGCGGCTTGCCCCAACAGATCTCGCCCCTCCAGCAACGGAGGAATGGCTTCACGTTGAATCGGGGTCGGCTCTTCGTAGCCCAGCGCCTCAAGGGTGGTTAACAGCGAGGCTTCTAATCCAAGCGCGGCAAAACCGGGTGAGAATCCCTTGGCGGCCGGTTCCGTCGGCGATGGCGTCGTGGTGGTGTGTTTCATGAGGAGGGGCTAAACCTTTCTTGGTCGTCCTAGCTATTCATGCTGGGGGGCCACATAAATTCCAACTCGGGGAACTTCTCTTTGTAGTCGTCGTGGCTGGCGTGGATGACGTTGATGGCTTCGTCGCGGCCATACATGCTCGTAATCTCCACCTTGTTATGCTGAGTGGAGCCCGGCGCCTGCTTGTAGGTCAGGAAATAGTGCTGCAACCGGTCGAGCAGCGTCATGGGGCATTCTTTGAGATCAGTCAACGTACCATAGACGGCATCATCCCGCATCACCGCGATGATCTTGTCGTCCGCTTCCCCGCCGTCCGCCATGCTGAACCCCCCGATCGGCCGGGCCGTGAGCAGAATATCGCTGTGCGGGATCGCCTTCTCAGTGAGCACACAGATATCGAGAGGATCGCCGTCGCCGATCATGTCCGGCCGACCGGCGCGCGCACCGAACAACTTCGCCACCCGCTCACCGCAATAGGTCTGAGGGATGAGCCCGTAATACACGGGGCAAAAATTCGAGAACCGCTGAGGACGGTCGACCTTGAGGAAGCCGGTGGCCTTATCCACCTCATACTTCACCGTATCACTGGGCACGATCTCGATATAGGCCGTCACCAAATCCGGGGACTGGTCCCCCATCGACACCCCGTGCCAGGGATGCGCTTTGAACATCAGGCTCATCAGTCGCCGTGCCGCATCGATTTCCTTCTTGCTCATCCTGCTTCAGTCCCTCCTGTGCATGCCTTCGGAATTGACGGTCTGACGATCGTACGATCCGGCAAGGTCTGGATTAATTCGATGACACACCCGCAATTGGGCAGGGGTATCCGGCTAGAGAAACAGACAGCTTATAACACATTGCAGCCGAATGAAACAGGAGGGCGGCAAAAGTCGGTTCAAGAAGCGAGAAGTCGAGGTGGGGCGCACCGCCCACTGGTCATTCATGATCGGCTATTTGATTCGACCGTCCAGCCCCTGCGCAGGCCGTTCCACTGTTCCTCAAGAATGGTTTCCCGGCCGCCGATAAGGGGACCAGAGCGAGAACGCAGAGCGCAACACGCGTTCCGCGACCGTCCACGAGGTCCGTCCATGTCCCCCCCAGACACCGACACATCCCCTCAAAGGCCTCTCCCGGCAATCCTCGCCGACATCGCCGAGGAACCGACGATTCGTGCCATCATGTCGACACGAGCCGTCACCGTCGCCCTGGACGACTCCCTCGATCGAGCCCGAGAGCTCTTCAATGAACATCATTTCCATCACCTGCTGGTCGTACAGGGTCGGGAATTGCTCGGCATTATTTCAGATCGGGACCTGCTCAAGGCCGTAAGCCCACACATCGGGACATTGTCCGAAACCGATCGTGACCGGGCGACGCTTAATAAACGCGTCCACCAAATCATGAGCCGAAAACTGATCACGGCCACAGCCGACACGACCGTGGAAGCCGCAGCCCGACTGCTGCTTGAGCATCGCGTGTCCTGCCTCCCCGTCATCACAACGACAGGGCTTCTCGAAGGGATCATCACCTGGCGGGATCTCCTTCGCGAATATCTTCGGCACAAGCCCGCCGGCGGCTGATCGCGAGAAGACTCCAGCCGTGGCTCACTACACTGCCCCCTACACGCCAAACAGGACATCCTCGTCCGGCGCCTTTCACGCACCCCTCACATGAGCGCAGTCGTGACGGCAGAACGTGTGCCGCAGCAGAATGGCAGACTCGGACAGATTCCTAGGCAGCCAGCAACGGCTGAGCCGTCGCTGACCGCCCGGGTATGGCGTTTGTCCGTTCGAGGACTTACTGAACCGTGCGAGGTCGGGGCTAGAAGGTGTGGCGCACCCCGAAGAGGAGGCCCATCGTGGAACCGTCACCGTCGGCGGAGTTGCGCTTCCAGGCGGCTTCCATGTTCAGCATGAGGCCTTTCGGCGCGCCCTGAAACAGATTGGTCATGGGATAGTCGAGACCGGCGCCGAACCGCCAGGCAAACGAATCCG
The Nitrospira sp. genome window above contains:
- a CDS encoding CBS domain-containing protein, giving the protein MSPPDTDTSPQRPLPAILADIAEEPTIRAIMSTRAVTVALDDSLDRARELFNEHHFHHLLVVQGRELLGIISDRDLLKAVSPHIGTLSETDRDRATLNKRVHQIMSRKLITATADTTVEAAARLLLEHRVSCLPVITTTGLLEGIITWRDLLREYLRHKPAGG